One region of Limnospira fusiformis SAG 85.79 genomic DNA includes:
- a CDS encoding YihY/virulence factor BrkB family protein, whose translation MNLATVKSLLKETITEWQKDKVPILAAALAYYMVFSLAPLLMIVIAVAGSIVGEAVAQKEVIEQLETLMGEQGASVIANAIQSQFQPSSSIITTIIGVVTLLFAATTIFAQLKESLNIIWHVEVRPGQGIWEFIRSRILSVIMVLIVGLLLLMSLGISSFLAGMSDWLDKVVSIPSLLRSLIDNGVSFILITILFGQIYRILPDVKIAWSDVAVGSGITAILFIIGRTLISFYLGRATVASAYGAASSFVVLLLWIFYSCQIFLLGAELTKIWSRRYGSQIRPSSNAVMTKNYRP comes from the coding sequence GTGAATCTAGCTACTGTCAAAAGTTTGTTAAAAGAAACCATCACCGAATGGCAAAAAGACAAAGTTCCCATTCTCGCCGCCGCCTTAGCCTATTATATGGTATTTTCCCTAGCCCCTTTGTTAATGATTGTCATTGCTGTAGCTGGTTCCATTGTCGGGGAAGCCGTAGCCCAAAAAGAAGTTATTGAGCAACTAGAAACTTTGATGGGTGAACAAGGAGCCTCAGTCATTGCCAATGCTATCCAATCTCAATTTCAGCCTAGTTCTAGCATAATCACCACCATCATTGGTGTAGTGACTCTCCTATTTGCGGCTACCACAATATTTGCTCAATTAAAAGAATCCCTCAATATAATTTGGCACGTTGAAGTCAGACCCGGGCAAGGAATCTGGGAATTTATCCGCAGCCGAATCCTCTCAGTCATCATGGTGTTAATTGTCGGGTTATTGCTGCTAATGTCCCTAGGAATTAGCTCATTTTTGGCGGGAATGAGTGACTGGTTAGATAAGGTAGTATCCATTCCCAGCCTATTGCGATCGCTCATAGATAATGGCGTTTCTTTTATTTTAATCACCATCTTATTTGGTCAAATATATCGAATTTTACCAGATGTCAAAATTGCCTGGTCAGACGTAGCCGTTGGTTCAGGTATTACCGCGATTTTATTTATTATCGGTCGCACCTTAATTAGTTTCTATTTAGGACGTGCTACTGTAGCTTCTGCTTACGGTGCCGCCAGTTCCTTCGTCGTCCTTCTGCTGTGGATCTTCTATTCTTGTCAAATCTTTCTATTAGGGGCAGAACTCACTAAAATATGGTCAAGGCGATATGGTTCCCAAATTCGCCCTAGTTCCAACGCCGTTATGACTAAAAATTACCGTCCCTAG
- a CDS encoding HetZ-related protein 2, with amino-acid sequence MLRYCQTLEKHWLSRLQNDYPQASPDTWSSVVVWLLGENPDRWDSLEPDRRPALEAGLNFRYRILKERYWGVSSDQAYRNLMQRLGGLVILRQKIQTWVATSRDRQRQVVDVLQEIIQNMLDRDRYLKQQIQWIAECTDDPRLRNSLLLTTVEEYCLRPIRNQPLLVYRFVNYLYRSHRGGLTQVPTGEWVKQVSEEIVLGDHDEPISLLDDSAIAQYQESQYLEEQKAQRVFIQKEFQTYLRENVDPIAAQWLELYLRGYTQEAIAEKLQLPIKQVYRMREKVGYHAIRNFAVKIAPELVMDWLGISLANHRLGLTPSQWEKFYQDLTPTQRRLIDLLKANNSIDAIAKTLKTKVSRIYSEWSKIYLAAQVIRNSDNPPTA; translated from the coding sequence TTGTTGAGATACTGTCAAACTTTGGAAAAGCATTGGCTTTCCCGCTTACAGAATGATTATCCTCAAGCTAGTCCTGATACTTGGTCTAGTGTGGTGGTTTGGCTGTTGGGAGAAAATCCCGATCGCTGGGATAGTTTAGAACCCGATCGCCGTCCTGCCTTGGAAGCTGGGTTAAATTTTCGTTATCGGATTCTGAAAGAACGTTATTGGGGGGTTTCCTCAGATCAAGCCTATCGGAATTTGATGCAACGTTTGGGGGGTTTGGTGATCCTGCGTCAGAAAATTCAAACTTGGGTCGCTACCAGTCGCGATCGCCAACGTCAGGTGGTGGATGTCCTACAAGAGATCATCCAAAATATGTTGGATCGCGATCGCTATCTTAAACAGCAAATTCAGTGGATCGCTGAATGTACAGACGATCCGCGACTGCGTAATAGTTTGTTATTGACCACAGTTGAGGAATATTGTCTGCGTCCCATTCGCAATCAACCCCTACTGGTTTATCGGTTTGTTAACTATCTTTATCGGTCTCACCGGGGGGGACTGACTCAGGTTCCGACAGGAGAGTGGGTTAAACAAGTCTCTGAGGAAATTGTGTTGGGAGATCACGATGAACCGATCAGCCTATTGGATGATTCGGCGATCGCTCAATATCAGGAGTCTCAGTATTTGGAGGAACAAAAAGCCCAGCGGGTATTCATCCAAAAAGAGTTTCAAACCTATCTCCGGGAAAATGTCGATCCGATCGCCGCTCAATGGCTAGAATTATACCTGCGGGGCTACACTCAAGAGGCGATCGCCGAAAAGTTGCAGCTACCCATCAAACAGGTATATCGAATGCGGGAAAAGGTCGGTTATCATGCGATCCGCAACTTTGCTGTCAAAATCGCCCCAGAATTGGTTATGGACTGGCTGGGAATTTCCCTGGCTAACCATCGCCTCGGTCTGACTCCCTCTCAGTGGGAAAAGTTTTATCAGGATTTGACCCCTACTCAACGTCGCCTTATTGATCTCCTCAAAGCTAATAATTCTATTGATGCGATCGCCAAAACCCTCAAAACCAAAGTTTCCCGGATATACAGTGAATGGTCAAAAATTTACCTCGCCGCCCAGGTTATTCGCAATAGCGACAACCCCCCCACAGCCTAA
- a CDS encoding DUF2891 domain-containing protein, whose protein sequence is MKTDQVNPTAIAPFVRCALGCINREYPHVHFYGLSEETDLVPHRQLNPAFYGCLDWHSAVHNHWLLVRVMRCFPRVEFREEAREKVSENLTPEAIAQEADYLKDRPEFECPYGLAWLLQLTAELRGWNDSQGKQWGEILQPLEEVAVNNLRQWLLDLAFPNRSGTHIQTAFAMGLIWDWAKITDNQDLAGLLKERAKMFYHGDRNYPLDIEPLGCDFLSPTLAEADLMRRFLDAENFANWLGEFLPNIPETPEIDWLSPVIPSNPTDYQQSHFDGLNLSRAWMLEGIIAGLPPDDRRINSLQAVAAVHRRVGLKPVSLCDYAGSHWLGSFAVYLLTQRGLR, encoded by the coding sequence GTGAAAACTGACCAGGTTAATCCCACAGCGATCGCTCCTTTTGTGAGATGTGCTTTAGGGTGTATCAATAGGGAATATCCCCATGTGCATTTCTATGGTTTATCAGAGGAGACTGATTTAGTTCCTCATCGTCAACTCAACCCAGCCTTTTATGGTTGTTTGGACTGGCATTCTGCAGTTCATAATCATTGGCTGTTGGTGCGGGTGATGCGTTGTTTTCCGAGAGTGGAATTTAGGGAAGAAGCCAGGGAAAAAGTCAGCGAAAACTTGACCCCAGAAGCGATCGCTCAAGAAGCCGACTATCTGAAAGATAGACCAGAGTTTGAGTGTCCCTATGGTTTGGCGTGGTTATTACAATTAACCGCCGAATTGCGAGGATGGAATGATAGCCAGGGAAAACAGTGGGGGGAAATACTGCAACCCTTAGAAGAAGTAGCAGTTAATAACCTGCGACAATGGCTGTTAGATTTAGCCTTTCCTAACCGCAGTGGGACCCATATTCAAACCGCCTTTGCTATGGGTTTAATCTGGGATTGGGCTAAAATTACGGATAATCAGGATCTGGCTGGTTTACTGAAAGAACGAGCTAAGATGTTTTATCATGGCGATCGCAACTATCCCTTAGACATTGAACCTCTCGGCTGTGATTTCCTGTCTCCGACCCTAGCGGAAGCCGATTTAATGAGGCGTTTTTTAGATGCTGAAAACTTCGCCAATTGGCTGGGGGAATTTCTCCCAAACATCCCAGAAACCCCGGAAATAGACTGGTTATCTCCAGTAATTCCCAGCAACCCCACCGACTATCAACAATCCCATTTTGATGGTCTCAACCTAAGTCGCGCTTGGATGTTAGAGGGAATTATCGCGGGACTTCCCCCCGATGATCGACGCATTAACAGTTTACAAGCGGTGGCGGCGGTACATCGTCGAGTAGGGTTAAAACCGGTTTCTCTGTGTGATTACGCCGGAAGTCATTGGTTGGGGAGTTTTGCGGTTTATTTATTAACCCAAAGGGGGTTAAGATAA
- a CDS encoding T9SS type A sorting domain-containing protein — protein MAAAITFALGNLADHAVYVGFMGKDAIDIYTFNHPVKGRLNCSVEGFSAGVELRLKTARGRLVSRQLVQPNEGSAIAFNLPAGVYVLEIAAADGNTTYQLTLQQERDLAATETIIINPSRLRPGDRPLKPSRQSPKTAILASLGMRIKGRIWQLFNAQNMTNLGNFRRCIFRSDRLLALARGHPNLPIKCREYIPTG, from the coding sequence ATGGCTGCTGCCATCACTTTTGCACTGGGAAATTTAGCTGATCATGCCGTTTATGTGGGGTTTATGGGGAAAGATGCCATAGACATCTATACCTTTAATCATCCGGTGAAGGGACGGTTAAATTGTTCTGTGGAGGGCTTTAGTGCTGGGGTGGAATTGCGACTAAAAACGGCTAGGGGTCGCCTGGTAAGTCGCCAATTAGTGCAGCCGAATGAAGGGTCGGCGATCGCCTTTAATTTACCGGCTGGTGTTTATGTGCTAGAAATAGCCGCCGCCGATGGAAATACTACCTATCAATTAACTCTACAACAGGAACGCGACCTGGCAGCGACGGAAACAATTATTATTAACCCTTCAAGGCTGCGACCCGGCGATAGACCGCTAAAACCAAGTCGCCAATCCCCCAAAACGGCTATTTTGGCGAGTTTAGGGATGAGGATAAAAGGGAGAATTTGGCAGTTATTCAATGCCCAAAATATGACCAACTTGGGGAATTTTAGAAGATGTATATTTAGGAGCGATCGCTTATTGGCTTTAGCCAGAGGTCATCCCAATTTACCTATCAAGTGTCGGGAATATATACCGACTGGTTAA
- a CDS encoding metal ABC transporter solute-binding protein, Zn/Mn family, which produces MISRSRLFGRLTVLVASTVALGLGGCGPTDTTGETETPETQATTVATEAQLQVVTTFLPMTQFTRAVVGDRATVVQLMPTNVGPHDFQSRPGDIQAIVNADVLVKNGLEMEFFLDSLIENARNDNLVIIDSSQGIPTVANEDHDHDHGHGHGHGHDHGHGHGHGHGHGHDHGHGHGHDHGHGHHHHHHGEFNPHIWLDPKRAIQQVENIRDGLIATDPEGAEKYTANAAAFIEKLRELDAEITQKLAPFAGQTFVVFHDFAPYFAERYNLISQSFVGIPEQNPSPQDVQRVMNTVAESGLQTILTEPQVDQDMFSTIARDMGIRVGVFNPIETGEPEAIEPEYYLRVMRENVQNLLEAFGGGQTQSWLPLSTPKSVAVIPQPVGLRF; this is translated from the coding sequence ATGATTTCCAGATCTCGATTATTCGGACGTTTAACAGTATTGGTGGCTTCAACAGTCGCCCTAGGTTTAGGAGGTTGTGGTCCGACAGATACCACTGGCGAGACAGAAACACCAGAGACTCAAGCTACAACTGTAGCCACAGAAGCACAGTTGCAGGTGGTGACCACATTCTTACCCATGACACAGTTTACCAGAGCTGTGGTAGGCGATCGCGCCACAGTAGTGCAATTAATGCCGACCAATGTGGGACCCCATGATTTTCAGTCTAGACCAGGAGATATACAGGCGATCGTCAACGCTGATGTCTTGGTGAAAAACGGCTTGGAAATGGAGTTTTTCCTAGATAGTTTGATTGAGAATGCCCGCAATGATAACCTAGTAATTATTGACTCTAGTCAAGGCATCCCTACCGTTGCTAATGAAGATCATGATCATGATCACGGTCATGGTCACGGTCACGGACATGATCACGGTCACGGTCACGGTCACGGTCACGGTCACGGTCATGATCACGGTCACGGTCACGGTCATGATCACGGTCACGGACATCATCACCACCATCATGGAGAATTTAACCCCCATATTTGGCTAGATCCTAAACGCGCAATTCAGCAAGTCGAAAATATTCGAGATGGGTTAATAGCCACTGATCCAGAAGGGGCCGAAAAATACACAGCCAATGCGGCTGCATTCATCGAAAAACTGCGAGAACTTGATGCTGAGATTACCCAAAAACTAGCGCCTTTTGCTGGACAAACTTTTGTAGTCTTCCATGATTTTGCCCCCTACTTTGCCGAAAGGTATAACCTCATATCTCAATCTTTTGTGGGTATCCCGGAACAAAATCCATCCCCCCAAGATGTACAAAGAGTTATGAATACAGTTGCCGAATCAGGACTACAAACTATCCTGACTGAACCCCAAGTAGATCAGGATATGTTTTCTACGATCGCCCGAGATATGGGAATTCGTGTCGGTGTCTTTAACCCTATCGAAACTGGCGAACCTGAAGCGATCGAACCTGAATATTATCTGCGTGTCATGCGGGAAAATGTTCAAAATTTATTAGAGGCTTTTGGCGGCGGACAAACACAGTCATGGCTACCTTTATCAACCCCTAAATCTGTGGCGGTTATTCCCCAACCAGTTGGCTTACGCTTCTAG
- a CDS encoding metal ABC transporter ATP-binding protein has translation MKNPVLIVDKLTVYHETYLAVDQVSFSLEEGTDMAIIGPNGAGKSTLIQSILGILPRQNGDVFILGQPLSRSGYLPNYVRREIAYLPQNFMFDRRIPITVQELVGLGWDKLGLQLPWVGSRSRYHAIRQALIKVEAWNLRHHLIGGLSGGEMKRVLLAYCVVRPRRLLILDEALAGLDVQGELDFYQLLYQLKKEEGWAILQISHDLDQVKKHCDRVLCLNRMVLSEGPPETILSPENIAIAYGSQLRLIHTNNHHINNQITG, from the coding sequence TTGAAAAATCCCGTGTTAATAGTAGATAAACTAACTGTTTATCATGAGACATATTTGGCTGTTGACCAGGTTTCTTTTAGCTTAGAAGAAGGAACCGACATGGCAATTATTGGACCCAATGGGGCTGGGAAAAGTACATTAATTCAGTCGATTTTAGGCATTTTACCCCGCCAAAATGGTGATGTATTTATCCTAGGACAGCCTTTGAGTCGCTCAGGATATTTGCCTAATTATGTCCGCCGGGAAATTGCCTATTTACCTCAAAATTTTATGTTCGATCGCCGCATTCCTATCACTGTTCAGGAATTAGTCGGTTTGGGATGGGATAAATTAGGTTTACAACTGCCTTGGGTGGGTTCCAGAAGCCGTTATCATGCTATTAGACAAGCATTAATCAAGGTGGAGGCTTGGAACCTACGTCATCACTTGATTGGTGGTCTTTCCGGTGGTGAAATGAAGCGAGTTTTATTAGCTTATTGTGTGGTGCGTCCCCGTCGCTTATTGATACTTGATGAGGCTTTGGCTGGCTTAGATGTTCAGGGAGAGTTGGATTTTTACCAATTATTATATCAACTCAAAAAAGAAGAAGGTTGGGCAATTTTGCAGATTTCCCACGACCTAGATCAGGTGAAAAAACACTGCGATCGCGTACTGTGTTTAAATCGCATGGTATTGTCAGAAGGACCCCCGGAAACTATCCTTTCTCCCGAAAATATAGCGATCGCTTATGGTTCTCAATTACGATTAATCCATACCAATAATCATCATATAAACAATCAAATCACGGGTTAA